A part of Apodemus sylvaticus chromosome 19, mApoSyl1.1, whole genome shotgun sequence genomic DNA contains:
- the Sapcd1 gene encoding suppressor APC domain-containing protein 1 isoform X1: MESPGPGGPPLVQAPYTVLLLPLGTSLQDPGAQNFFLWLQMMQALEREQDALWQGMELLEHGQAWFSARLREMQQRQRRLGALGEGFLMDSHSEVDAPQLTQIQKVNACLRSVIQKELSKQQNSVTQSAGKRGGQAPPGPKGPTRV; the protein is encoded by the exons ATGGAGAGTCCAGGTCCTGGTGGGCCACCCCTGGTGCAAGCGCCCTACACTGTACTGCTACTACCACTGGGGACAAGCCTCCAAGACCCAGGGGCCCAGAACTTCTTCCTCTGG TTGCAGATGATGCAGGCTCTGGAGAGGGAACAGGATGCTCTGTGGCAGGGCATGGAGCTGCTGGAGCACGGCCAAGCCTGGTTTTCAGCCCGTCTGAGGGAGatgcagcagcggcagcggcggctgGGGGCCCTTGGTGAG GGCTTTCTGATGGACTCACATTCAGAGGTCGACGCCCCTCAgctaacccagattcaaaaggtgaatgcTTGCTTGCGCAGTGTCATTCAGAAG GAGTTGTCAAAGCAGCAGAACAGTGTCACCCAGTCCGCAGGAAAGAGGGGCGGCCAGGCGCCCCCAGGGCCAAAGGGGCCTACCCGTGTGTGA
- the Sapcd1 gene encoding suppressor APC domain-containing protein 1 isoform X2, giving the protein MESPGPGGPPLVQAPYTVLLLPLGTSLQDPGAQNFFLWLQMMQALEREQDALWQGMELLEHGQAWFSARLREMQQRQRRLGALGEGFLMDSHSEVDAPQLTQIQKVNACLRSVIQKAETCTAQDQKGMSRQENLWQQWVN; this is encoded by the exons ATGGAGAGTCCAGGTCCTGGTGGGCCACCCCTGGTGCAAGCGCCCTACACTGTACTGCTACTACCACTGGGGACAAGCCTCCAAGACCCAGGGGCCCAGAACTTCTTCCTCTGG TTGCAGATGATGCAGGCTCTGGAGAGGGAACAGGATGCTCTGTGGCAGGGCATGGAGCTGCTGGAGCACGGCCAAGCCTGGTTTTCAGCCCGTCTGAGGGAGatgcagcagcggcagcggcggctgGGGGCCCTTGGTGAG GGCTTTCTGATGGACTCACATTCAGAGGTCGACGCCCCTCAgctaacccagattcaaaaggtgaatgcTTGCTTGCGCAGTGTCATTCAGAAG GCCGAGACCTGCACAGCCCAGGACCAGAAGGGAATGTCAAGGCAAGAGAACTTGTGGCAGCAGTGGGTAAACTGA